The Natronobacterium texcoconense genome includes the window CGCGAGCATCTCGTTGAAGTCCTCGGCGATTTCGGTCATCGCCTCGTTCTCGCCGTCGCCGTCCATCCGTGCCGTGAGATCGCCAGCGGCGGCTTCCTCCATCACCTCGCTGTACTCGTCGGCCTTGTGCTCGAGGTGGGCGTTGATCTCCTCGACGCGTTCTCGCTCCTGTTCGGCCTCCTCGCGGGCGGCCTCGGCTTCCTCGATCTGTTCGCGCAAGGCGTCCCGCATCGAGTCGAATCCCTTGTAGAGTCGTCCGATGTTGTCGATGCGTTTCGTCTCCAGTTCGACCGCGAGGTCGCCTCCCTCCATCCGTTCGGCCTTCCGGGTCAGTTTGTCGATCGATCGGGAGGTGTTCCGGCCCAGGACGGCCCCGATCAGGCCGATCGTGAGCACGCTGACGGCGGTCGCGATCATCCCCCACTCGTTGACCGAGTGGACGAACCCGTAGGCCTCCTCGGTCGGTTCGTGGTAGACGATCGACCAGTCGGTACCGCTGACCGACGTGATGCTGACGATGTACTCGTCCGAGTCGAAGCCGTACGCGTCGTGGCCGAGTACGCCGGACGGCGCTCCCTCGATCACGTCGGTGTCGGCCTCGTCAGTGTCGGCCATCGCGAGCGTCGCCTCGTCGTCGTACTCGAGGCCGAACGTCTCGTACTCGTCGCCGAGGTACTCGCTGTCGGCCATCACGGTGCCGTCCCCGTCGAGTGCCATCATGGTGACGTGGTCGTCGACGTGGACGCTGTGCATGTAGGAGACGAGTTCCGCGGAGTAGACGATCGCGCGGTCGTCGTCGGAGGCGACGACGTAGGAGACGACCGGCGTCTCGTCGCCGCCGTGGTCGTCGACGAGGGTGGGATCGGAGACCCACTCGCCGTCCTCCTCGAGCGCATCAATGGCGTCGTCGTCGACGCTCTCGAGGGCGTCGATCGATTCGCCGCGGAACCGGTCTGCGGTGCTCGCGAGGACTTCCTCCTCGTCGGTGTCGACGTAGGATATTTCGAACACTTCGGTGCGGTGTTCCAGCCGCCAGTCGGAGAGGCTGTTTTCGATCGCCGCAGCGTCGTCGCGAGCGACGACGTCCGAGGTTGCGATCAGTGACGCCGTTCGTTCGTTCTGATCGTGCCACATCTGTAGGCTCTGTGCCTCCTGCTGGACGGCCGTACTGTGGTCGTCCTGGACGCGTTCTTCTACTTCGTCGGTGATCGTCGCCGTCGCGACGAATCCGATCATCCCGACAGTCACGCCGAGAACGAGCAACGCGATCGCGAACTTGACCGCGTATCTCCGACGAATAACTGCGGGAATTAACTGTCGAACGAGGCTCATAATAGTAACGGCTAACTTCAGCATCACATAAATTATGGTACGCAGTTATCGAAACTGATAGCGGAACCAGCCGCCGGGACCGAAGCAGGGCACAGATTCGACGGCGACCGACCGCCGGTCTACAGAAAGCAGAAAACCGCCGATGGGGAGTCCCAGTCGTCAGTTTTCGGTCTCGTCCTCGAGGCCGACCGCGTCCGAGACGTCGACGTCCTCGGGTTCCTCGCGGCCGCCGACGACGAGTTCGCCGTCGTCGTCGACGGCTTCGCCGTCTGCTCGTTGCGTCTCCGACGCAACGCTGGTCTCGACGTAGACGTCGTCAGCGAACCCACCCTCGGCGTGAGGGTGTTCGGGGTCCTCGAGTTTTTCGGGCGTCGACGGTGCGTCCGGCAGTCCCTCCGGCGGCGCGAACTGGCCGAGCGGGTCGTCGATGGTGATGTCCCAGGTCTCGAAGAACTGCTCGTAGCGC containing:
- a CDS encoding methyl-accepting chemotaxis protein gives rise to the protein MSLVRQLIPAVIRRRYAVKFAIALLVLGVTVGMIGFVATATITDEVEERVQDDHSTAVQQEAQSLQMWHDQNERTASLIATSDVVARDDAAAIENSLSDWRLEHRTEVFEISYVDTDEEEVLASTADRFRGESIDALESVDDDAIDALEEDGEWVSDPTLVDDHGGDETPVVSYVVASDDDRAIVYSAELVSYMHSVHVDDHVTMMALDGDGTVMADSEYLGDEYETFGLEYDDEATLAMADTDEADTDVIEGAPSGVLGHDAYGFDSDEYIVSITSVSGTDWSIVYHEPTEEAYGFVHSVNEWGMIATAVSVLTIGLIGAVLGRNTSRSIDKLTRKAERMEGGDLAVELETKRIDNIGRLYKGFDSMRDALREQIEEAEAAREEAEQERERVEEINAHLEHKADEYSEVMEEAAAGDLTARMDGDGENEAMTEIAEDFNEMLAEIEATVADLNRFATEVATASEEVTASSEEVRSASQQVTESIQQISDGADRQNESLQSVNGEMTALSTTTEEIAASSNEVADIAERTVETGRHGQEAAQEAIAAMGEIEADAEDTIEEIRRLESEVQQIDELIVSISEIAHQTNMLALNANIEASRSANAGDGEGFAAVAQEVKTLSEDVADAADEAENRLEAIRERTDRSVDEVESTSTNIDDASRKVSDAVDALEEIAELARQTNVGVQEISAATEEQAASTQEVVAMVDEAATISDSTSAEAETVTAAAEEQTSALTEVTESASQLSGQASRLSEALDRFETDPDDLEDSVFDSDAVEVVETVGDGTDSAADTGHTGTSPDEHSGDAGLFSDESPDDAESLSDEQPDGDDDVFTFDSDDGE